The following coding sequences are from one Salvia hispanica cultivar TCC Black 2014 chromosome 3, UniMelb_Shisp_WGS_1.0, whole genome shotgun sequence window:
- the LOC125214768 gene encoding serine/threonine protein phosphatase 2A 57 kDa regulatory subunit B' beta isoform-like isoform X1 has product MLNKIMKRGQRKSWKSEAIEAPISQSSSASSVTVNHASRLASATPQHVTLANIPLNPGTVDVLPMLRDVPMADRHNLFIRKLQICCFLFDFTDPTKSVREKEIKRQTLAELVDLVQSGSCKMNEVMQEELMKMISVNIFRCLPPAAHENTGSEGGDPEEDEMFMDPSWPHLQFVYDLLLKYVVSSETDTKIAKKYLDHSFVLKLLDLFDSEDMREREYLKTILHRIYGRFMVHRPFIRNAINNIFYQFIFETERYSGIAELLEILGSIINGFALPMKEEHKLFLVRALIPLHKPKCISSYHQQLSYCITQFVEKDYRLADTVIRGVLKFWPVTNCGKEVLFLGELEEILEFTQSAEFQRCMVPLFRQIGRSLTSSHFQVAERALFWWNNEHIVSLIAENRSVILPIIFDALEKNIRGHWNQAIIGLSSNVRRMFLEMDPELFEECQMQHDEKQARDGELKRNRELTWKKLEEVASQVTGEESMIVI; this is encoded by the exons ATGTTGAACAAGATAATGAAAAGGGGGCAGAGGAAGTCCTGGAAATCTGAAGCAATAGAGGCCCCCATATCCCAGTCGTCGTCTGCTTCTAGTGTGACTGTCAATCATGCGTCTCGACTGGCCTCTGCAACACCTCAGCATGTGACCCTTGCCAACATCCCGCTGAACCCGGGTACTGTTGATGTTTTGCCTATGTTGAGGGATGTTCCAATGGCTGACCGGCACAATCTATTCATTCGGAAACTTCAAATATGTTGTTTCCTATTTGATTTTACTGATCCGACTAAGTCTGTGCGGGAGAAGGAGATCAAGAGGCAAACTCTGGCAGAACTCGTTGACTTGGTGCAGTCGGGATCGTGTAAAATGAATGAGGTGATGCAGGAGGAATTGATGAAGATGATATCTGTGAATATTTTCCGGTGTTTGCCACCGGCTGCACATGAGAACACTGGCTCAGAGGGTGGAGATCCTGAGGAAGATGAGATGTTCATGGACCCTTCGTGGCCGCACTTGCAATTTGTATATGatttacttttaaagtatGTGGTGTCATCAGAAACTGACACTAAGATTGCCAAGAAGTATCTTGACCACTCGTTCGTACTTAAATTGCTTGATTTGTTTGATTCAGAAGACATGAGGGAGCGGGAGTATTTGAAGACAATTCTTCACCGCATATATGGGAGATTTATGGTTCATAGACCCTTTATACGGAATGCGATAAACAACATTTTTTATCAGTTCATATTTGAGACCGAGAGGTACAGTGGGATTGCTGAGCTTTTGGAGATTCTCGGAAGTATAATTAATGGGTTTGCACTGCCAATGAAAGAAGAACACAAGTTGTTCCTTGTACGAGCACTTATTCCATTGCACAAGCCTAAATGTATTTCTTCATACCATCAGCAGTTGTCCTATTGTATAACACAGTTTGTTGAGAAGGATTACAGATTGGCTGATACTGTCATTAGAGGAGTGCTGAAGTTTTGGCCTGTCACAAACTGTGGTAAGGAAGTTCTCTTCCTTGGGGAACTAGAAGAGATTTTGGAGTTTACACAGTCTGCAGAGTTTCAGCGCTGCATGGTACCTCTGTTTAGACAAATTGGACGAAGCCTCACTAGCTCACATTTCCAG GTAGCTGAACGGGCTCTTTTTTGGTGGAACAATGAGCACATAGTAAGTCTGATTGCAGAAAATCGGAGCGTTATTTTACCAATCATATTTGATGCCCTAGAAAAGAACATACGAGGCCACTGGAATCAGGCAATCATTGGCTTGAGCTCCAATGTCAGGAGAATGTTTCTAGAGATGGATCCCGAGTTATTTGAAGAATGTCAGATGCAGCATGACGAAAAGCAAGCAAGAGATGGAGAACTTAAACGCAATCGTGAGTTAACTTGGAAGAAACTGGAAGAGGTTGCTTCTCAAGTTACTGGTGAAGAAAGCATGATCGTCATTTAG
- the LOC125209140 gene encoding probable pectate lyase 5 — protein sequence MVFPDHTYIILLLLLLRLVLPFSVGATTFFNLTLSHHHPNPDFVALQVTRSVNESISKRRPILETPLSKAQSQCLTGNPIDDCWRCDPNWGNNRQRLADCAIGFGQGAMGGKGGRFYVVTDSSDHDTVSPTPGTLRYAVIQEEPLWIIFNSNMVIKLKHELIFNSHKTIDGRGANVQITGNGCLTLQYVSNIIIHNVRVYNCMLSGNTNIRSSTTHFGHRGVSDGDGITIFGSRNIWIDHCTLSHCTDGLVDITVGSTAITVSNNYLSDHDKAMLLGHDDKFLPDSGMQVTIAFNRFGKGLVQRLPRVRRGYIHVVNNDYYKWKMYAIGGSANPTVNSEGNRFTASDDHNVKEVTKHEDASEGEWANWNWRSNGDLMLNGAFFVPSGDGAKPQYAKASSFDPISVNQIDQLTMNAGVLGGTRDTGVSYGGGSITFTGAAQRESSLPSNLFLSSLIILILYISSTIAGGFL from the exons ATGGTGTTTCCTGATCACACCTACATTAtcttgctgctgctgctgcttcgCCTTGTTTTACCTTTCTCTGTTGGAGCAACCACTTTCTTCAACCTTACCCTCTCTCATCACCACCCTAATCCTGATTTTGTGGCTCTACAAGTCACAAg GAGTGTGAATGAATCCATATCGAAACGTCGCCCAATTCTTGAAACCCCCTTGAGCAAGGCACAGTCACAGTGCCTGACTGGAAACCCCATAGATGACTGCTGGCGCTGCGACCCCAACTGGGGAAACAACCGACAACGGCTGGCTGACTGCGCCATTGGCTTCGGGCAGGGTGCAATGGGGGGCAAAGGGGGTCGTTTCTATGTGGTAACGGACTCCTCTGATCACGACACAGTCAGCCCGACCCCTGGCACCCTTCGCTATGCTGTCATCCAAGAAGAACCCCTCTGGATCATCTTCAACTCAAACATGGTCATCAAGCTAAAGCATGAGCTCATCTTCAACAGCCACAAGACCATAGATGGCCGTGGTGCCAATGTGCAGATCACGGGGAATGGATGCCTCACATTGCAGTATGTCAGCAACATCATCATCCACAACGTGCGTGTGTACAACTGTATGCTGTCTGGGAACACTAATATTAGGTCAAGCACCACACATTTTGGCCACAGGGGGGTATCGGATGGTGATGGCATAACAATCTTTGGTTCAAGGAACATATGGATTGATCATTGCACGTTGTCACATTGCACTGATGGATTGGTAGATATCACCGTGGGATCTACAGCTATTACTGTGTCGAATAACTATTTGTCTGATCACGACAAGGCCATGCTGCTCGGGCATGATGATAAGTTCTTGCCCGACTCGGGGATGCAG GTCACTATAGCATTCAACCGGTTTGGAAAGGGGCTCGTCCAGAGGTTGCCGAGGGTGAGGAGGGGCTACATCCACGTGGTGAACAACGACTATTATAAGTGGAAAATGTACGCGATTGGAGGAAGTGCTAACCCGACTGTGAATAGCGAGGGTAATCGCTTCACTGCATCAGATGATCACAATGTTAAGGAG GTGACAAAACATGAGGATGCCAGTGAGGGGGAGTGGGCCAACTGGAATTGGAGGTCGAATGGGGACCTGATGTTGAACGGTGCATTCTTCGTGCCATCCGGTGATGGGGCTAAGCCGCAGTATGCCAAGGCCTCAAGCTTCGACCCTATATCGGTTAACCAAATCGACCAACTAACCATGAATGCCGGTGTTCTTGGTGGCACAAG GGACACCGGTGTATCATATGGTGGTGGCTCCATCACGTTTACAGGCGCAGCCCAGAGAGAGTCATCACTGCCCAGCAATTTGTTTCTGTCTTCCCTAATTATTCTTATACTGTATATCTCCTCCACCATTGCTGGTGGATTTCTATGA
- the LOC125214768 gene encoding serine/threonine protein phosphatase 2A 57 kDa regulatory subunit B' beta isoform-like isoform X2: MLNKIMKRGQRKSWKSEAIEAPISQSSSASSVTVNHASRLASATPQHVTLANIPLNPGTVDVLPMLRDVPMADRHNLFIRKLQICCFLFDFTDPTKSVREKEIKRQTLAELVDLVQSGSCKMNEVMQEELMKMISVNIFRCLPPAAHENTGSEGGDPEEDEMFMDPSWPHLQFVYDLLLKYVVSSETDTKIAKKYLDHSFVLKLLDLFDSEDMREREYLKTILHRIYGRFMVHRPFIRNAINNIFYQFIFETERYSGIAELLEILGSIINGFALPMKEEHKLFLDYRLADTVIRGVLKFWPVTNCGKEVLFLGELEEILEFTQSAEFQRCMVPLFRQIGRSLTSSHFQVAERALFWWNNEHIVSLIAENRSVILPIIFDALEKNIRGHWNQAIIGLSSNVRRMFLEMDPELFEECQMQHDEKQARDGELKRNRELTWKKLEEVASQVTGEESMIVI; this comes from the exons ATGTTGAACAAGATAATGAAAAGGGGGCAGAGGAAGTCCTGGAAATCTGAAGCAATAGAGGCCCCCATATCCCAGTCGTCGTCTGCTTCTAGTGTGACTGTCAATCATGCGTCTCGACTGGCCTCTGCAACACCTCAGCATGTGACCCTTGCCAACATCCCGCTGAACCCGGGTACTGTTGATGTTTTGCCTATGTTGAGGGATGTTCCAATGGCTGACCGGCACAATCTATTCATTCGGAAACTTCAAATATGTTGTTTCCTATTTGATTTTACTGATCCGACTAAGTCTGTGCGGGAGAAGGAGATCAAGAGGCAAACTCTGGCAGAACTCGTTGACTTGGTGCAGTCGGGATCGTGTAAAATGAATGAGGTGATGCAGGAGGAATTGATGAAGATGATATCTGTGAATATTTTCCGGTGTTTGCCACCGGCTGCACATGAGAACACTGGCTCAGAGGGTGGAGATCCTGAGGAAGATGAGATGTTCATGGACCCTTCGTGGCCGCACTTGCAATTTGTATATGatttacttttaaagtatGTGGTGTCATCAGAAACTGACACTAAGATTGCCAAGAAGTATCTTGACCACTCGTTCGTACTTAAATTGCTTGATTTGTTTGATTCAGAAGACATGAGGGAGCGGGAGTATTTGAAGACAATTCTTCACCGCATATATGGGAGATTTATGGTTCATAGACCCTTTATACGGAATGCGATAAACAACATTTTTTATCAGTTCATATTTGAGACCGAGAGGTACAGTGGGATTGCTGAGCTTTTGGAGATTCTCGGAAGTATAATTAATGGGTTTGCACTGCCAATGAAAGAAGAACACAAGTTGTTCCTT GATTACAGATTGGCTGATACTGTCATTAGAGGAGTGCTGAAGTTTTGGCCTGTCACAAACTGTGGTAAGGAAGTTCTCTTCCTTGGGGAACTAGAAGAGATTTTGGAGTTTACACAGTCTGCAGAGTTTCAGCGCTGCATGGTACCTCTGTTTAGACAAATTGGACGAAGCCTCACTAGCTCACATTTCCAG GTAGCTGAACGGGCTCTTTTTTGGTGGAACAATGAGCACATAGTAAGTCTGATTGCAGAAAATCGGAGCGTTATTTTACCAATCATATTTGATGCCCTAGAAAAGAACATACGAGGCCACTGGAATCAGGCAATCATTGGCTTGAGCTCCAATGTCAGGAGAATGTTTCTAGAGATGGATCCCGAGTTATTTGAAGAATGTCAGATGCAGCATGACGAAAAGCAAGCAAGAGATGGAGAACTTAAACGCAATCGTGAGTTAACTTGGAAGAAACTGGAAGAGGTTGCTTCTCAAGTTACTGGTGAAGAAAGCATGATCGTCATTTAG
- the LOC125214770 gene encoding zinc finger protein ZAT5-like translates to METATEEAAAVAVTPCLNTDVIAKGKRTKRQRPNSPFSFTITPPRAASEESTTTEEADTARCLILLSQGHFIPIAKSRRDAAAMYTCKTCNRSFQSFQALGGHRASHKKPKNEKRYAIFSDEEDFNKFSPTSLSLQLSSVSTTATAAAMKSPRVHECSYCGAEFASGQALGGHMRKHRGGAAPPVPTNIREAIVYDEAEAETEAEERKKGGNWLSLDLNLPAPDDERSPNRMAQPLPLNR, encoded by the coding sequence ATGGAGACCGCGACGGAGGAGGCTGCGGCCGTGGCGGTGACGCCGTGCTTGAACACCGACGTCATCGCGAAAGGCAAGCGAACCAAGCGACAACGACCTAACTCCCCCTTTTCCTTCACCATCACGCCGCCACGCGCCGCCTCGGAGGAGAGCACCACGACGGAGGAAGCCGACACCGCGAGGTGCCTCATCCTCCTCTCCCAGGGCCACTTCATCCCCATCGCCAAAAGCCGCCGCGACGCCGCCGCCATGTACACATGCAAGACGTGCAACCGCTCCTTCCAGTCGTTCCAGGCCCTCGGCGGCCACCGCGCCAGCCACAAGAAGCCCAAGAACGAGAAGCGGTACGCCATCTTCTCCGACGAGGAGGATTTCAACAAATTCTCTcccacctctctctctcttcagcTCAGCAGCGtctccaccaccgccaccgccgccgcgaTGAAGTCGCCGAGAGTCCACGAGTGCTCCTATTGCGGGGCCGAGTTCGCCTCCGGGCAGGCCCTCGGCGGCCACATGAGGAAGCACCGCGGCGGCGCCGCCCCACCGGTCCCGACGAACATTCGAGAAGCGATAGTTTATGATGAGGCGGAGGCGGAGACGGAGGCGGAGGAGAGGAAGAAGGGCGGAAACTGGCTGTCGTTGGATCTCAATCTTCCGGCGCCGGATGATGAGAGAAGCCCTAACCGGATGGCTCAGCCATTACCACTTAACCGCTGA
- the LOC125214768 gene encoding serine/threonine protein phosphatase 2A 57 kDa regulatory subunit B' beta isoform-like isoform X3 translates to MLNKIMKRGQRKSWKSEAIEAPISQSSSASSVTVNHASRLASATPQHVTLANIPLNPGTVDVLPMLRDVPMADRHNLFIRKLQICCFLFDFTDPTKSVREKEIKRQTLAELVDLVQSGSCKMNEVMQEELMKMISVNIFRCLPPAAHENTGSEGGDPEEDEMFMDPSWPHLQFVYDLLLKYVVSSETDTKIAKKYLDHSFVLKLLDLFDSEDMREREYLKTILHRIYGRFMVHRPFIRNAINNIFYQFIFETERYSGIAELLEILGSIINGFALPMKEEHKLFLVRALIPLHKPKCISSYHQQLSYCITQFVEKDYRLADTVIRGVLKFWPVTNCGKEVLFLGELEEILEFTQSAEFQRCMVPLFRQIGRSLTSSHFQVAERALFWWNNEHIENVSRDGSRVI, encoded by the exons ATGTTGAACAAGATAATGAAAAGGGGGCAGAGGAAGTCCTGGAAATCTGAAGCAATAGAGGCCCCCATATCCCAGTCGTCGTCTGCTTCTAGTGTGACTGTCAATCATGCGTCTCGACTGGCCTCTGCAACACCTCAGCATGTGACCCTTGCCAACATCCCGCTGAACCCGGGTACTGTTGATGTTTTGCCTATGTTGAGGGATGTTCCAATGGCTGACCGGCACAATCTATTCATTCGGAAACTTCAAATATGTTGTTTCCTATTTGATTTTACTGATCCGACTAAGTCTGTGCGGGAGAAGGAGATCAAGAGGCAAACTCTGGCAGAACTCGTTGACTTGGTGCAGTCGGGATCGTGTAAAATGAATGAGGTGATGCAGGAGGAATTGATGAAGATGATATCTGTGAATATTTTCCGGTGTTTGCCACCGGCTGCACATGAGAACACTGGCTCAGAGGGTGGAGATCCTGAGGAAGATGAGATGTTCATGGACCCTTCGTGGCCGCACTTGCAATTTGTATATGatttacttttaaagtatGTGGTGTCATCAGAAACTGACACTAAGATTGCCAAGAAGTATCTTGACCACTCGTTCGTACTTAAATTGCTTGATTTGTTTGATTCAGAAGACATGAGGGAGCGGGAGTATTTGAAGACAATTCTTCACCGCATATATGGGAGATTTATGGTTCATAGACCCTTTATACGGAATGCGATAAACAACATTTTTTATCAGTTCATATTTGAGACCGAGAGGTACAGTGGGATTGCTGAGCTTTTGGAGATTCTCGGAAGTATAATTAATGGGTTTGCACTGCCAATGAAAGAAGAACACAAGTTGTTCCTTGTACGAGCACTTATTCCATTGCACAAGCCTAAATGTATTTCTTCATACCATCAGCAGTTGTCCTATTGTATAACACAGTTTGTTGAGAAGGATTACAGATTGGCTGATACTGTCATTAGAGGAGTGCTGAAGTTTTGGCCTGTCACAAACTGTGGTAAGGAAGTTCTCTTCCTTGGGGAACTAGAAGAGATTTTGGAGTTTACACAGTCTGCAGAGTTTCAGCGCTGCATGGTACCTCTGTTTAGACAAATTGGACGAAGCCTCACTAGCTCACATTTCCAG GTAGCTGAACGGGCTCTTTTTTGGTGGAACAATGAGCACATA GAGAATGTTTCTAGAGATGGATCCCGAGTTATTTGA